In Pomacea canaliculata isolate SZHN2017 linkage group LG12, ASM307304v1, whole genome shotgun sequence, a single genomic region encodes these proteins:
- the LOC112577426 gene encoding LOW QUALITY PROTEIN: E3 ubiquitin-protein ligase MYLIP-like (The sequence of the model RefSeq protein was modified relative to this genomic sequence to represent the inferred CDS: inserted 1 base in 1 codon) gives MMRCHICLPDSRILEIEIDPKGTGQSCLDKVCERLSVLEDDYLGLRYSGPKQELLWLNLRNRVDQQMSGPQPYRFQLRIKFYVQPHTIQQDATRHLFYQQILQDLHXGQLDIQGRERLIPKLVSLIAQVEYGDQNSNSYQLTVYENYSPLLEPAGCFWLGVLQEHGAQRGVPRHSAEYRMLQEVASLPTFGTEFHAVRSAHGEQILFGVGPEGILLKNMSTNVQENLPYPSIHMATHRDREVYLQKIDDSGELQPAVGYRLVSRKAAVALYRCITEMHSFYRCDTVSCDVSNQFCRDLKGTLVSIFNENSELGKSYIFDIKRTSREAYDYARRKLYSLSQSTQTLNAGNGHGSLQSIYCDGDSVNLRFRVQERLSVLEDALLCCICLSRLVSAVLCPCGHMTCSDCSLKIEECPLCRTEIERRQKVFLPMFGTQKEKFVPEEEHETEADCGEFV, from the exons GTATGTGAGCGGCTATCAGTTCTAGAAGATGATTACTTGGGGCTCCGCTATAGTGGGCCAAAGCAGGAGTTACTGTGGCTAAACCTGCGAAATCGTGTTGACCAGCAGATGTCAGGTCCTCAGCCCTATCGCTTTCAGCTGAGAATTAAATTTTATGTTCAACCACACACTATCCAGCAAGATGCAACCAG acatTTGTTTTACCAGCAAATTTTGCAAGACCTTC TGGGGCAGTTGGATATTCAAGGCAGGGAAAGATTGATCCCAAAGTTAGTGTCACTGATAGCACAAGTAGAGTATGGGGACCAGAATTCCAACAGCTATCAACTGACAGTTTATGAAAACTATTCTCCACTCCTTGAACCAGCAG GTTGCTTTTGGCTGGGTGTCTTGCAGGAACATGGAGCACAGAGAGGGGTGCCTCGTCACTCTGCAGAGTACCGAATGCTTCAGGAAGTGGCCAGTCTTCCCACATTTGGAACAGAGTTTCATGCAGTTCGCTCTGCTCATGGAGAACAAATTCTTTTTGGTGTTGGACCTGAGGGAATACTTCTCAAGAACATGTCAACAAATGTGCAAGAAAA TTTACCATATCCAAGCATCCACATGgccacacacagagacagagaagttTATCTTCAGAAGATAGATGACAGTGGGGAACTGCAACCAGCTGTTGGATATAGACTGGTGAGCCGCAAAGCTGCTGTGGCTCTTTACAGGTGTATCACAGAGATGCATTCCTTCTACCGATGTGATACTGTATCATGTGATGTGTCCAATCAGTTCTGCAGGGATCTGAAAGGCACCTTAGTCTCTATCTTCAATGAAAACTCAGAACTTG GTAAAAGCTACATCTTTGATATCAAGCGCACCAGCAGAGAGGCCTATGATTATGCACGACGAAAACTGTACTCATTGTCTCAGTCAACGCAAACGCTAAATGCAGGCAATGGACATGGATCTCTGCAGAGCATTTACTGTGATGGTGACAGTGTTAACCTTCGATTC AGGGTTCAAGAGAGACTTTCGGTGCTTGAAGATGCCTTGTTGTGCTGCATCTGCCTGTCTCGATTGGTTTCTGCAGTGCTTTGCCCTTGTGGACACATGACATGCTCAGATTGCTCCTTGAAAATTGAAGAGTGTCCCTTGTGTAGGACAGAGATAGAACGTCGACAGAAAGTTTTTCTTCCTATGTTTGGTACACAGAAGGAGAAGTTTGTTCCAGAGGAGGAACATGAAACAGAGGCAGATTGTGGAGAGTTTGTCTGA
- the LOC112576990 gene encoding 28S ribosomal protein S17, mitochondrial-like, translating into MASWGSIVIGQVVKRGVVRTDTVKVRCLRLKLDTYLNKYFNSRKHYWAIEKEDKCEIGDIILIERLPKKLTPLVSHEIKHHVFKLGSVVDPVTGKRCRATEFIDEAARELEVQQIEETAKQAS; encoded by the exons ATGGCATCATGGGGGTCTATTGTCATCGGACAGGTGGTGAAGAGGGGTGTGGTTCGTACAGATACGGTCAAAGTACGATGTCTTCGCCTGAAGTTAGATACCTATCTGAACAAG TATTTCAACAGTCGGAAACATTACTGGGCCATAGAGAAGGAAGATAAATGTGAAATCGGTGATATTATTCTGATTGAACGTCTGCCAAAAAAGCTCACACCACTTGTCAGTCATGAAATCAAACATCATGTCTTCAAACTTGGTTCAGTAGTGGATCCTGTCACTGGCAAGCGTTGCAGGGCAACTGAGTTTATTGATGAGGCCGCCAGAGAACTTGAGGTTCAACAAATCGAAGAGACAGCAAAGCAAGCAAGCTAG